One genomic segment of Alphaproteobacteria bacterium LSUCC0719 includes these proteins:
- a CDS encoding TfoX/Sxy family protein gives MYDPGLAARLDEMMMGIIEMEITHMFGGYGFLMNGHMCVGVWNDMLVIRIGTDGWDAISEEPHVRPMDLTGRVMRGWAMIAPEGVAEDADLQRYVDMAILFCAALPPKPSSVT, from the coding sequence ATGTATGATCCGGGATTGGCGGCACGCCTTGACGAAATGATGATGGGTATCATCGAAATGGAGATCACCCATATGTTCGGTGGCTATGGATTCCTGATGAACGGCCATATGTGCGTCGGCGTCTGGAACGACATGCTGGTGATCCGCATCGGCACTGACGGGTGGGATGCGATCAGCGAAGAGCCGCATGTGCGACCGATGGACCTGACCGGCAGGGTGATGCGCGGATGGGCAATGATCGCACCCGAAGGGGTTGCCGAGGATGCCGATCTGCAACGCTATGTCGATATGGCGATCCTGTTCTGCGCGGCACTGCCCCCAAAGCCGTCAAGCGTGACCTAG
- a CDS encoding DUF2237 family protein, whose translation MDGSQGRPEGQKNVLGGALQSCSQDPVTGFFRDGCCHTGPQDQGLHTVCAVMTTEFLEFSKSVGNDLSTPMPQFGFPGLKDGDQWCLCAARWEQAREAGKAPKVRLLSTNRVTLAVCRIEDLKEHAVDLQ comes from the coding sequence ATGGACGGCTCGCAGGGACGCCCGGAAGGACAGAAAAACGTGCTTGGCGGCGCGTTGCAGAGCTGTTCGCAGGATCCGGTGACGGGGTTTTTTCGCGATGGCTGCTGTCATACCGGCCCGCAGGACCAGGGTCTGCACACCGTCTGCGCCGTGATGACCACCGAATTTCTTGAATTCAGCAAATCTGTCGGCAACGATCTGTCCACCCCGATGCCGCAATTCGGCTTTCCGGGCCTGAAGGATGGTGATCAATGGTGCCTGTGCGCCGCGCGCTGGGAACAGGCGCGCGAGGCTGGCAAAGCGCCGAAGGTGCGGCTGCTGTCGACAAACCGGGTCACGCTTGCCGTCTGCAGGATCGAGGATCTGAAGGAACATGCCGTCGACCTGCAGTAA
- a CDS encoding lysophospholipid acyltransferase family protein, whose amino-acid sequence MRRLPVLSIAPILAAMMYLRSWIFNILFYGVTAVLAVIVVPTLLLPAAAIRAVARFWGWLTVGLLHIVGASHRVSGAPHLDDQVIYAAKHQSAWETIVLSLLLHTPTVVLKRELLMLPLLGMYFQKSGCVAVDRSAGMRALRKLRDDAVAARDRGRSLLIFPQGTRVAPGAEQKYEIGVFALYEATGLPVVPIALNSGHVWGRNSWLKRPGRIEVEFLPPIAPGLSRRAFMAALETAIETRMAVLDAPYLHLQD is encoded by the coding sequence TTGCGCCGATTGCCTGTGCTGTCGATTGCGCCTATTCTCGCCGCCATGATGTATCTCAGATCATGGATCTTCAACATCCTGTTTTATGGTGTCACCGCGGTGCTGGCCGTCATCGTGGTGCCGACCCTGCTGTTGCCGGCGGCGGCGATCAGGGCTGTTGCCCGGTTCTGGGGCTGGCTGACGGTGGGGCTGCTGCATATTGTCGGTGCCTCGCACAGGGTGTCGGGCGCCCCGCATCTGGATGATCAGGTCATCTATGCCGCCAAGCATCAGTCGGCGTGGGAAACCATTGTCCTGTCGCTGCTGCTGCATACGCCGACGGTGGTTCTGAAGCGTGAATTGCTGATGCTGCCGCTGTTGGGGATGTATTTCCAGAAATCGGGCTGTGTGGCGGTGGACCGGTCGGCCGGGATGCGCGCCCTGCGCAAGCTTCGCGATGATGCGGTGGCGGCGCGTGACCGTGGCCGCTCGCTGTTGATCTTCCCGCAGGGCACGCGCGTGGCCCCCGGTGCCGAGCAGAAATACGAGATCGGTGTGTTCGCGCTGTATGAGGCCACCGGTCTGCCGGTGGTGCCGATCGCGCTGAATTCGGGACATGTCTGGGGGCGCAACAGCTGGCTGAAACGACCCGGCCGGATCGAGGTGGAATTCCTGCCGCCGATTGCCCCCGGTCTGTCGCGCCGTGCGTTCATGGCCGCGCTGGAAACCGCGATAGAGACTAGAATGGCGGTTCTCGACGCCCCATATCTTCACCTTCAGGATTAA
- a CDS encoding sulfurtransferase TusA family protein: protein MDGSTYEITVSLDLTGLKCPLPVLKARRQIGQMESGILEVQADDPAAPLDFEHFCDTAGLTLLKSVAADGLYIFHIRVGS, encoded by the coding sequence ATGGATGGATCAACCTATGAAATCACGGTCAGCCTCGACCTGACGGGGCTGAAATGTCCGCTGCCGGTGCTGAAAGCGCGGCGGCAGATCGGGCAGATGGAGTCAGGCATTCTCGAGGTGCAGGCCGATGATCCGGCAGCGCCGCTCGATTTCGAGCATTTCTGTGACACCGCCGGGCTGACCCTGCTGAAAAGCGTCGCCGCCGACGGGCTGTATATTTTTCACATCAGGGTCGGCAGCTGA
- a CDS encoding TerB family tellurite resistance protein, protein MSIWGMIIGGAAGAALGGPIGGLLGAAAGIAVERGFIAPQRPETDASRRVAFTVAMIALSAKMAKADGIVSRDEIAAFRERVHIPASEVRQVGRFWDLARQTPDGFEDYANQVARMFSPRAPVLEQLLDLLFHIAGSDNDLSPPEIDYLARVADIFGFSQEDFQRMMALHATDGPKPWDVLGVEKDISDEALRRHWKALVRDHHPDRLMADGMPEEFIAAANDRLARINAAYESMARARGMSVGVS, encoded by the coding sequence ATGAGTATCTGGGGAATGATCATTGGCGGTGCTGCCGGCGCGGCGCTTGGCGGGCCGATTGGCGGGTTGCTTGGCGCGGCGGCCGGCATTGCCGTGGAACGCGGCTTCATCGCGCCGCAGCGGCCCGAAACCGACGCCAGCCGCCGCGTGGCCTTTACGGTGGCGATGATCGCCCTGTCGGCGAAAATGGCCAAGGCCGACGGCATTGTCAGCCGCGACGAGATCGCCGCCTTTCGCGAGCGTGTCCATATCCCGGCCTCCGAGGTCAGGCAGGTCGGCAGGTTCTGGGATCTGGCGCGCCAGACACCGGACGGATTCGAGGATTACGCAAATCAGGTGGCGCGGATGTTCAGCCCGCGCGCGCCGGTACTGGAACAGCTTCTGGACCTGCTGTTCCATATCGCCGGTTCGGACAATGATCTGTCGCCACCCGAAATCGATTATCTGGCCCGGGTTGCGGATATTTTCGGATTCTCGCAGGAGGATTTCCAGCGGATGATGGCGCTTCATGCCACCGACGGTCCAAAGCCGTGGGATGTGCTTGGGGTCGAGAAGGATATTTCGGACGAGGCCTTGCGCCGCCACTGGAAAGCCCTTGTCCGCGATCACCATCCCGACAGGCTGATGGCTGACGGCATGCCCGAGGAATTCATCGCCGCGGCGAATGACAGGCTGGCCAGAATCAATGCCGCCTATGAAAGCATGGCGCGCGCTCGCGGGATGAGCGTGGGGGTCTCATGA
- a CDS encoding ABC-F family ATP-binding cassette domain-containing protein has product MPTPLLTIAAAGINLGDRWLLRGGDLTLHDGDRLALVGRNGAGKSSLMKLMAGRADMDEGSLWMAPGSSVAYLPQAPVIPPGMTLRSVVTAGHDADWLGRPVPIHKAEEFLQRLGLDPDRLSDGLSGGESRRVSLARALYTEPDVLLLDEPTNHMDMPTIEWMEEMLRQHRGALLVVSHDRAFLRNLGTGIVWLHGGKLRRRDGDFAQFDSWSEGILAEEAVVLHKMDRRIAAETKWSREGISARRKRNQGRLRELETLRLERARTGGITQRTMKMETGPAEGGGQLVLEAIDLSISVPLPPTGTKDIGAKDIGAKDIGDNDDASGTEAARRQLLTHFNMLVRRSDRIGIVGPNGIGKSTLVRVLLGLANPDSGRVRQGFGLNPAYFDQQRSALDRNSSPWTVLTGGSSDMIEVAGQQKHVTAYLRDFLFDDHKMTQKVATLSGGEQNRLLLAKLFAETHNFLVLDEPTNDLDMETLDLLQEVIAEYDGTILIVSHDRDFLDRTVTALLAFEGDSKVSAHAGGYTDYLERRTAAMARRAARESGMGSMGVNGKTGGRRGTGRAAGQTAKPTGNRTAKLSFKDRHALDTIPGEIEVLEAEIDRLETRLADPAFFASDPDGFTAAADRLATARTEKEAKETRWLEAAEAEEALNNG; this is encoded by the coding sequence ATGCCAACACCGCTTCTGACCATCGCCGCCGCCGGCATCAATCTTGGTGACCGCTGGTTGCTGCGTGGCGGCGACCTGACGCTTCATGACGGCGACAGGCTGGCACTTGTCGGACGCAACGGGGCCGGCAAATCAAGCCTGATGAAACTGATGGCGGGCCGCGCCGACATGGATGAAGGCAGCCTGTGGATGGCGCCCGGATCCAGCGTCGCCTATCTGCCGCAAGCCCCCGTGATCCCGCCGGGCATGACATTGCGAAGTGTGGTGACCGCAGGCCATGACGCCGACTGGCTTGGCCGGCCGGTGCCAATCCACAAGGCCGAGGAATTCCTGCAACGGCTGGGGCTTGACCCGGACCGGCTGTCGGACGGGCTGTCGGGCGGCGAGTCGCGGCGCGTATCGCTTGCCCGCGCGCTCTATACCGAACCGGATGTGCTGCTTCTGGACGAGCCGACAAACCATATGGACATGCCGACCATCGAATGGATGGAGGAGATGCTGCGCCAGCACCGTGGCGCGTTGCTGGTGGTCAGCCATGACCGCGCCTTTCTGCGCAATCTGGGCACCGGCATCGTCTGGCTTCATGGTGGCAAACTGCGCCGCCGTGACGGCGATTTTGCCCAGTTCGACAGCTGGTCCGAGGGCATTCTGGCCGAAGAGGCGGTGGTGCTTCACAAGATGGATCGCCGCATCGCCGCCGAGACAAAATGGTCGCGCGAAGGCATTTCGGCACGGCGCAAGCGCAATCAGGGACGGCTTCGCGAGCTGGAGACGCTGCGCCTCGAACGGGCCCGCACCGGCGGCATCACCCAGCGCACCATGAAGATGGAAACCGGCCCGGCCGAGGGCGGTGGCCAGCTTGTTCTCGAGGCCATTGATCTGTCGATCTCGGTGCCGCTGCCACCAACCGGCACAAAGGATATTGGCGCAAAGGATATTGGCGCAAAGGATATCGGCGACAATGACGACGCATCGGGCACCGAAGCGGCACGCCGCCAGCTGTTGACCCATTTCAACATGCTGGTCCGGCGCAGCGACAGGATCGGCATTGTCGGGCCGAACGGCATCGGCAAATCGACCCTTGTCCGGGTTCTGCTGGGTCTGGCAAACCCCGACAGCGGGCGCGTGCGCCAGGGGTTCGGCCTGAACCCGGCCTATTTCGACCAGCAGCGAAGCGCCCTTGACCGCAATTCATCGCCCTGGACAGTGCTGACGGGCGGCAGCAGCGACATGATCGAGGTTGCCGGACAGCAGAAACATGTCACCGCCTATCTTCGCGATTTCCTGTTCGACGACCACAAGATGACGCAGAAGGTGGCCACCCTGTCGGGGGGCGAGCAGAACCGGCTGCTGCTGGCCAAGCTGTTTGCCGAAACACATAATTTCCTTGTTCTCGACGAGCCGACAAACGACCTCGACATGGAAACGCTCGACCTGCTTCAGGAGGTGATCGCCGAATATGACGGCACGATCCTGATCGTCAGCCATGACAGGGATTTTCTGGATCGCACCGTCACCGCGCTGCTGGCCTTTGAAGGCGACAGCAAGGTCAGCGCGCATGCCGGCGGCTATACCGACTATCTGGAACGGCGCACCGCCGCGATGGCGCGCCGCGCGGCCCGCGAAAGCGGCATGGGTAGCATGGGGGTGAACGGCAAGACAGGCGGGCGTCGCGGCACAGGACGGGCCGCTGGGCAGACCGCAAAGCCGACCGGCAACCGCACCGCCAAGCTCAGCTTCAAGGACCGCCATGCGCTGGACACGATTCCCGGCGAGATCGAGGTGCTGGAGGCTGAAATAGACAGGCTGGAAACGCGGCTTGCCGACCCGGCCTTTTTTGCCAGCGACCCGGACGGGTTTACCGCCGCCGCCGACAGGCTGGCCACAGCGCGGACGGAAAAAGAGGCCAAGGAGACCCGCTGGCTGGAAGCCGCCGAAGCCGAGGAAGCATTGAACAACGGATAG
- a CDS encoding lysophospholipid acyltransferase family protein, with the protein MIKAAIRSRGGHIVFGYLVAAIIGLLMTSIRWSRADRRALDDFMAAHPGIIVVFWHEKLFAMPWLWPSRRPLCALQSPHADGRMMAACIRRFGIGTIWGSSSRAPFSGLRGMVRALEDGRSVAITPDGPRGPARTAARGAVALARLSGRPILPLSWSATRYWRAGGWDRMMIPKPLSRGRLVMGAPIHVPPINVSAGNVPPIDVPAGDGRSGGASLDHYRRMVETSLTELGHRADALCLPDTRPRRARETSPTDPS; encoded by the coding sequence ATGATCAAGGCTGCGATCCGGTCACGCGGCGGACATATTGTTTTCGGGTATCTGGTTGCCGCCATCATCGGACTTCTCATGACAAGCATTCGCTGGAGCCGCGCCGACAGGCGCGCGCTGGACGATTTCATGGCGGCCCATCCCGGTATCATCGTCGTGTTCTGGCATGAAAAGCTGTTTGCCATGCCCTGGCTCTGGCCGTCGCGCCGTCCGCTCTGCGCCCTGCAGTCACCGCATGCCGACGGGCGGATGATGGCGGCCTGCATCCGGCGCTTTGGCATCGGCACGATCTGGGGCTCGTCAAGCCGCGCGCCATTTTCCGGACTTCGCGGGATGGTGCGCGCGCTGGAAGATGGCAGGTCGGTGGCGATCACGCCCGACGGGCCGCGCGGCCCGGCCCGCACCGCCGCACGCGGCGCGGTGGCGCTTGCCAGGTTGAGTGGCCGCCCCATCCTGCCGCTCAGCTGGTCGGCCACCCGTTACTGGCGCGCCGGTGGATGGGACAGGATGATGATCCCGAAACCGCTGTCGCGTGGCAGGCTGGTGATGGGCGCGCCAATCCATGTGCCGCCGATCAATGTATCGGCGGGCAATGTACCGCCGATCGATGTACCGGCGGGTGATGGCCGCAGTGGCGGTGCCTCGCTGGACCATTACCGGCGGATGGTGGAAACATCGCTGACCGAGCTTGGACACCGTGCCGACGCGCTGTGCCTGCCTGACACCCGGCCACGCCGCGCCCGGGAAACTTCACCGACCGACCCGTCTTGA
- a CDS encoding HigA family addiction module antitoxin: MAKKHPSIPPTHPGAYLREIVLPDMDMTKAGMARALGISRQTLYDILNEKQPVTVDMALRLGRFFGTSPESWLNMQNRYDFEKARQRIDLQAIPVYEPAAG; this comes from the coding sequence ATGGCCAAGAAACACCCGTCGATTCCGCCGACCCACCCCGGTGCCTATCTTCGCGAGATCGTGCTGCCGGACATGGATATGACCAAGGCCGGCATGGCCCGCGCCCTCGGCATTTCGCGGCAGACGCTCTATGACATCCTGAACGAGAAGCAGCCCGTCACCGTCGATATGGCGCTGCGGCTCGGGCGGTTTTTCGGCACTTCGCCGGAATCATGGCTGAACATGCAGAACAGGTACGATTTCGAGAAGGCCCGGCAGCGGATCGATCTTCAGGCGATCCCCGTCTATGAACCGGCGGCCGGGTGA
- a CDS encoding type II toxin-antitoxin system RelE/ParE family toxin, translated as MDTWQGGWAECRLAEPVDADPLARLDAAIRPEDMNEPGLRFHALGGEMKGRYSVRVTGNWRVTFAWDGENAVDVDLEDYH; from the coding sequence TTGGACACGTGGCAGGGCGGGTGGGCTGAATGCCGACTGGCTGAACCGGTTGACGCTGATCCCCTCGCCCGTCTCGATGCCGCCATCCGCCCCGAGGACATGAACGAGCCGGGCCTGCGCTTCCACGCGCTGGGTGGTGAGATGAAGGGCCGCTATTCGGTGCGGGTGACGGGCAACTGGCGCGTCACATTCGCATGGGACGGCGAGAACGCCGTCGATGTCGATCTTGAGGATTACCACTGA
- a CDS encoding division/cell wall cluster transcriptional repressor MraZ produces MDLFLSTFENRIDRKGRLSVPAPFRAVLERRRDPLYLFKSLTEPCLEGCGPERIGQIVDAIDSMDSLSEEVATLQTMLSSAQEMKLDGEGRIMLSADFISFAELDDMALYAGIGRSFQIWLPARYRARETEARTRAKTAGLPSLRLGGGRRPPDDPASDPQGRR; encoded by the coding sequence GTGGATCTGTTCCTGTCCACATTCGAGAACCGCATTGACCGCAAGGGACGGCTGTCTGTGCCGGCGCCCTTCCGCGCGGTGCTGGAACGTCGGCGCGACCCGCTATATCTGTTCAAATCGCTGACCGAACCCTGTCTGGAGGGATGCGGGCCCGAGCGGATTGGCCAGATCGTCGACGCCATCGACAGTATGGACAGCCTGTCCGAAGAGGTGGCGACGCTGCAGACAATGCTGTCCAGCGCCCAGGAAATGAAACTCGATGGCGAGGGCCGGATCATGCTCTCGGCGGATTTCATCAGTTTTGCCGAACTTGACGACATGGCGCTGTATGCCGGCATCGGCCGGTCCTTTCAGATCTGGCTTCCGGCGCGCTATCGGGCGCGCGAGACAGAGGCCCGCACCCGCGCCAAGACGGCCGGCCTGCCCAGCCTGCGGCTTGGCGGTGGCCGGCGTCCGCCGGACGACCCGGCCAGCGATCCCCAGGGGAGGCGCTGA
- the rsmH gene encoding 16S rRNA (cytosine(1402)-N(4))-methyltransferase RsmH gives MAAARPEHQALHTPVLLREVVTALTPRDGGLYLDATFGNGGYSEAILEAAASTVIAIDRDPDAIARGAALADRYGDRLQLREGCFSAMRDLAGPETGLDGIAFDLGVCSTQLDQAERGFSFRLDGPLDMRMSKSGDSAADIVMRLDERALAQILWDYGEERASRRIARAIVRARTEAPITTTGQLAAIIHAVMPAPRPGQLDPATRSFQALRIYINRELGEIEDGLSAAEAMLKPGGILAVVSFHSLEDRIVKRFLGARSSARANPSRHRPAVTGPAPTFELVTRKPILPEAGETAANARARSAKLRVARRTDAALAEPHTAIGGDAACA, from the coding sequence ATGGCCGCCGCGCGCCCAGAGCATCAGGCACTCCATACGCCGGTGCTGCTGCGCGAAGTCGTGACCGCCCTGACCCCCCGTGATGGCGGGCTCTATCTTGATGCCACCTTCGGCAATGGCGGCTATAGCGAAGCGATCCTCGAAGCTGCGGCAAGCACCGTTATCGCAATCGACCGCGACCCCGACGCCATTGCCCGCGGCGCGGCGCTGGCCGACAGATATGGCGACAGGCTGCAGCTTCGCGAAGGATGCTTTTCCGCCATGCGCGACCTTGCCGGGCCGGAAACAGGCCTTGACGGCATCGCCTTCGACCTTGGTGTCTGTTCAACCCAGCTTGATCAGGCCGAGCGTGGATTTTCCTTCCGGCTGGACGGGCCGCTGGACATGCGGATGTCGAAATCGGGCGACAGCGCGGCCGATATCGTGATGCGGCTCGATGAACGGGCGCTGGCCCAGATCCTGTGGGATTATGGCGAAGAGCGCGCCTCGCGGCGGATTGCCCGCGCCATTGTCCGTGCCCGCACCGAAGCGCCGATCACCACCACCGGCCAGCTGGCGGCGATCATCCATGCGGTGATGCCGGCCCCGCGGCCCGGTCAGCTTGACCCGGCAACGCGCAGCTTTCAGGCACTGCGGATCTATATCAACCGCGAACTTGGCGAGATCGAGGACGGGCTGAGTGCCGCCGAGGCGATGCTGAAACCAGGCGGCATTCTGGCCGTGGTGTCGTTTCACTCGCTGGAAGACAGGATCGTGAAACGCTTTCTCGGGGCGCGCAGCAGCGCCCGCGCCAACCCGTCGCGTCATCGCCCCGCGGTCACCGGCCCTGCCCCGACCTTCGAGCTGGTGACCCGCAAGCCGATCCTTCCCGAAGCTGGCGAAACGGCGGCAAATGCCCGGGCCCGCTCGGCAAAGCTCCGTGTTGCCAGGCGGACCGACGCCGCCTTGGCCGAACCCCACACCGCAATAGGGGGAGACGCGGCATGCGCATGA
- a CDS encoding peptidoglycan D,D-transpeptidase FtsI family protein, translating to MNSPVTLTSRLRALVLPSRPDPARSRRIAEVRLVMSAVVVFAVFAAIAARVMLLATDEANARTAGIVPPPKAERGQILDRKGRLLATNLPITVLHADPGEIMDPAAAARALAPLLPRHDEAALVRLLTKDTRYVELDRKLTPARHAEILNLGIPGVYFRKSTLRAYPSGRLAAHILGQVDTDNNGLAGVEKSLDAQLAAGKDITLSIDAGVQAIVAREINKQIQIFEAIGGAGIMLDIESGEVLALVSLPDFNPNHFGGTDADTRFNRATLGLYEMGSTFKVLNTAMALQAGTTTVNRRYEVAKPLRIGGHRISDFHVYDWPLTVPEILVLSSNIGSARMAAEIGAETQQAYLRRLGMFDRLSLEIPEVATPLIPRSWRQSEIATISYGHGISVTPMHLAAAVATASGSGLWTAPTLLRRQPDNQPVRERVFSDETTRSVRSMMRLVVKHPDGTGNYAEARGYMVGGKTGTTEKIRPEGGYYKDRNIASFAATFPVHDPRYVLVVMVDEPKGQKHSYGYATGGWVAAPAARHIIENAAPLLGIHPVDEKAPEIRQKLRLDFKIGKEEKTLAAF from the coding sequence ATGAACAGCCCGGTCACGCTCACATCACGGCTTCGCGCCCTTGTCCTGCCGTCCCGCCCCGATCCGGCACGTTCGCGCCGCATTGCCGAGGTGCGGCTTGTCATGTCGGCAGTCGTTGTCTTTGCCGTCTTTGCGGCCATCGCCGCGCGGGTGATGCTGCTTGCCACCGACGAGGCCAACGCCCGCACCGCCGGCATTGTGCCACCGCCGAAAGCCGAGCGCGGCCAGATTCTGGACCGCAAGGGGCGGCTGCTGGCAACCAACCTGCCGATCACCGTGCTTCATGCCGATCCGGGCGAGATCATGGATCCGGCGGCGGCGGCGCGGGCGCTGGCCCCGCTGTTGCCACGCCATGACGAGGCGGCGCTGGTCAGGCTGCTGACCAAGGACACAAGATATGTCGAGCTGGACCGCAAGCTGACCCCGGCGCGGCATGCCGAAATCCTGAATCTCGGCATTCCGGGCGTGTATTTTCGCAAAAGCACCCTTCGCGCCTATCCGAGCGGCAGGCTGGCGGCACACATCCTCGGCCAGGTCGACACCGACAATAACGGCCTTGCCGGCGTGGAAAAGTCGCTGGACGCCCAGCTTGCCGCCGGCAAGGACATCACCCTGTCGATCGACGCTGGCGTCCAGGCCATCGTGGCGCGCGAAATCAACAAGCAAATTCAAATATTTGAGGCCATCGGTGGTGCCGGCATCATGCTCGATATCGAGAGTGGTGAAGTGCTGGCGCTGGTCTCGCTGCCCGATTTCAACCCGAACCATTTCGGCGGCACCGACGCCGATACCAGATTCAACAGGGCCACACTTGGCCTGTATGAAATGGGTTCGACCTTCAAGGTGCTGAACACCGCGATGGCGCTTCAGGCCGGAACCACGACGGTGAACCGGCGCTATGAGGTGGCCAAGCCGCTTCGCATCGGCGGACATCGCATCAGCGACTTTCATGTCTATGACTGGCCGCTGACCGTTCCCGAAATTCTGGTCCTGTCGTCGAATATCGGTTCGGCGCGGATGGCGGCCGAAATCGGTGCCGAAACCCAACAGGCCTATCTGCGCCGCCTCGGCATGTTCGACCGGCTGTCCCTGGAAATTCCCGAAGTCGCCACGCCGCTGATCCCCCGGTCATGGCGGCAGTCGGAAATTGCGACGATTTCCTATGGTCACGGCATTTCGGTGACACCCATGCATCTTGCCGCCGCCGTGGCCACCGCCAGTGGCAGCGGGCTGTGGACCGCGCCGACCTTGCTGCGCCGCCAGCCCGACAACCAGCCGGTTCGCGAACGGGTGTTCTCCGATGAGACAACGCGCTCGGTACGCTCGATGATGCGGCTTGTGGTCAAACATCCCGACGGCACCGGCAACTATGCCGAGGCACGCGGCTATATGGTCGGCGGCAAGACCGGCACCACCGAAAAAATCCGCCCCGAAGGCGGCTATTACAAGGACCGCAACATCGCCAGCTTTGCCGCGACATTCCCGGTCCACGACCCGCGCTATGTGCTGGTTGTGATGGTCGACGAACCAAAGGGACAGAAACATTCCTACGGCTACGCCACCGGCGGATGGGTGGCGGCGCCTGCCGCCCGCCACATCATCGAAAATGCGGCACCGTTGCTCGGAATTCATCCTGTTGACGAAAAAGCGCCCGAAATTCGCCAGAAACTGCGCCTCGACTTCAAGATCGGAAAAGAGGAAAAAACGCTTGCTGCTTTCTGA